From a single Solanum dulcamara chromosome 4, daSolDulc1.2, whole genome shotgun sequence genomic region:
- the LOC129886254 gene encoding gibberellin receptor GID1C-like → MARNNEAVANESKSESKRVVPLNTWILISNFKLSYKFLRRSDGTFNRHLAEYLDRKVPANANPVDGVFSFDVVINREIGLLSRVYRPSFEDGASPSIIELEKPVTADVVPVIIFFHGGSFAHSSFNTAIYDTLCRRLVGICKAVVVSVNYRRAPENRYPCAYDDGWTALEWVDSRQWLQSKKDSKVHIYLAGDSSGGNIVHNVAFRAVESDVEVLGNILLNPMFGGQERTESEKRLDGKYFVTLQDRDWYWRAYLPEDSDRDHPACNPFGPNGIDLKGVRFPKNLVVVAGLDLVQDWQLAYADGLKKAGQEVKLIYLEKATIGFYLLPNNEHFYTVMDEISSFVSSDS, encoded by the exons ATGGCAAGAAATAATGAAGCTGTTGCCAACGAGTCCAAGAGTGAATCAAAG AGAGTGGTTCCGCTCAATACATGGATCCTAATTTCCAACTTCAAGTTGTCTTACAAATTTCTCCGTCGCTCTGATGGGACTTTCAATCGTCACTTGGCAGAGTACCTTGACCGTAAGGTTCCAGCCAATGCAAATCCAGTTGACGGAGTTTTCTCTTTTGATGTTGTTATTAATCGTGAAATAGGCCTACTTAGCCGCGTCTATCGCCCTTCTTTTGAGGATGGAGCTTCACCGAGCATAATTGAACTTGAAAAGCCTGTGACTGCTGATGTTGTACCTGTCATAATTTTCTTCCATGGTGGAAGTTTTGCACACTCTTCCTTCAATACTGCCATCTATGACACACTTTGTCGCCGCCTTGTTGGCATTTGCAAGGCAGTTGTTGTGTCAGTTAATTACAGGCGAGCGCCCGAAAATCGTTATCCTTGTGCGTATGATGATGGATGGACTGCTCTTGAGTGGGTTGATTCAAGGCAATGGTTACAGAGCAAAAAGGACTCGAAGGTTCACATATACTTAGCTGGAGATAGCTCTGGTGGTAATATTGTTCATAATGTGGCTTTCAGGGCAGTAGAATCCGACGTAGAAGTGTTGGGAAATATACTGTTGAACCCTATGTTTGGTGGACAAGAGAGAACAGAATCGGAGAAACGATTGGATGGCAAATATTTCGTTACACTTCAAGACCGAGACTGGTATTGGAGAGCTTATCTTCCTGAAGATTCAGACAGGGACCATCCTGCATGCAACCCATTTGGTCCAAATGGTATAGACCTTAAAGGAGTTAGGTTCCCAAAGAATCTTGTTGTTGTAGCAGGATTGGACCTTGTTCAGGATTGGCAGTTGGCCTATGCTGATGGGCTTAAGAAGGCTGGACAAGAGGTTAAACTGATATATTTGGAGAAGGCAACAATAGGGTTCTACTTGTTGCCAAATAATGAACACTTCTACACTGTCATGGATGAGATAAGTAGCTTCGTGAGTTCTGACTCTTAG
- the LOC129886255 gene encoding 4-hydroxy-tetrahydrodipicolinate reductase 1, chloroplastic-like, with amino-acid sequence MLAVIKVPDYINGGGFRYSSNSKNDCNSFVRGRKYSVKMCSTSGQNVQVSVKSKIEPLPIMVNGCTGKMGRAVLEASISAGLQPVSICFGGPEDEGKTVEAGGKEITVHGPSDRENVLSSVFEEHPNLIVVDYTVPAAVNDNAELYSKVGVPFVMGTTGGDREKLYKTVADSKVYAVISPQMGKQVVAFLAAMEIMAEQFPGAFSGYSLQVMESHQASKLDTSGTAKAVISCFEKLGVSFDLDEVQLIRDPVQQVEMVGVPEEYLLGHAFHMYHLTSPDGTVSFEFQHNVCGRSIYAEGTVDAILFLAKKVKLKEEKRIFDMIDVLREGNMR; translated from the exons ATGTTGGCTGTCATCAAAGTTCCAGATTACATTAATGGAGGAGGATTTCGTTACAGTTCAAACAGCAAAAATGACTGTAATAGTTTTGTTCGAGGTCGGAAATATTCGGTGAAGATGTGTTCTACTTCAGGACAAAATGTTCAGGTTTCCGTTAAGTCAAAAATCGAGCCACTCCCTATAATG GTAAATGGTTGTACTGGCAAAATGGGGAGGGCAGTTCTTGAAGCATCAATCTCTGCGGGACTTCAACCTGTATCTATATGTTTTGGTGGTCCAGAAGATGAAGGAAAAACTGTGGAGGCGGGTGGAAAAGAGATAACTGTGCATGGTCCTTCAGATAGAGAAAACGTGCTGTCCTCTGTATTTGAGGAACATCCCAATCTAATTGTAGTGGACTACACCGTGCCTGCTGCAGTGAATG ATAATGCTGAATTATACAGCAAAGTTGGAGTGCCTTTTGTAATGGGAACAACTGGCGGAGATAGGGAGAAGCTGTACAAAACAGTGGCAGACTCAAAAGTTTATGCTGTGATCTCCCCACAAATGGGAAAGCAG GTGGTAGCTTTTCTCGCAGCCATGGAAATCATGGCAGAACAATTCCCCGGAGCTTTCTCTGGGTACAGTTTACAG GTGATGGAGTCTCATCAAGCAAGTAAACTGGACACTTCTGGAACTGCGAAGGCTGTTATCTCTTGCTTTGAGAAACTAGGAGTTTCTTTTGATTTGGATGAG GTACAACTAATACGAGATCCCGTGCAACAAGTTGAGATGGTTGGTGTCCCAGAAGAATACTTGTTAGGCCATGCTTTCCACATGTACCATCTGACCTCACCAGACGGAAC GGTTTCTTTTGAATTTCAACACAATGTTTGTGGTAGATCAATCTATGCAGAGGGGACAGTTGATGCTATACTTTTCCTTGCTAAGAAG gtgaagttgaaagaagagAAGCGGATATTCGACATGATCGATGTGCTGCGGGAGGGGAACATGCGATAA
- the LOC129883998 gene encoding receptor-like protein 12, with protein sequence MLVLDLQSNSLRGPLPSPFCTSTSLYIINLSYNNLSAEIPNCLFTAAKVLDLRASNFHGPIPNKIPKNVTLVHINLSKNQLEGPIPTSLLNCTSLQVLDLGNNKIYSTFPTWLETLQDLELLILKSNRFYGPIVALKTESPFPNMRIFDLSNNSFTGFLPMEVVQGFKAMMNIDAHKSGLEYLEETFDFQSPTHGILYRDDYAESMILVMKNQDTKFNKIFTTIDLSRNKFEGEIPIFIGNLNSLLLLNLSHNNVTGHIPVEMRNMSTLEAWTFHLTILPAKFQRNWQVSHFLQS encoded by the coding sequence ATGTTAGTACTTGATCTTCAATCAAATTCACTCAGAGGACCTTTGCCATCTCCCTTTTGCACATCAACTTCACTTTATATCATAAATTTGTCTTACAATAATTTGAGTGCTGAAATTCCCAATTGCTTGTTTACTGCTGCCAAGGTCTTAGACTTACGAGCTAGTAACTTCCATGGACCCATCCCAAACAAAATCCCAAAGAATGTTACACTAGTTCATATTAATTTGAGCAAAAATCAATTGGAAGGTCCCATCCCAACATCACTACTCAATTGTACATCCTTACAAGTCCTTGATTTGGGAAACAACAAAATCTATTCCACATTTCCCACCTGGCTGGAAACATTGCAAGACTTGGAGCTTCTCATACTGAAATCTAATAGATTTTATGGACCCATCGTTGCTCTTAAAACAGAATCGCCATTTCCAAATATGAGAATCTTTGACCTCTCCAACAATTCATTTACCGGCTTTTTACCTATGGAGGTTGTACAAGGTTTCAAAGCTATGATGAACATAGATGCACACAAATCAGGATTGGAGTATCTTGAGGAAACTTTTGATTTCCAAAGTCCTACACATGGTATTCTTTATAGAGATGATTATGCAGAATCGATGATATTAGTGATGAAAAATCAAGACACTAAATTCAACAAGATCTTCACAACAATTGATTTGTCAAGGAACAAGTTTGAAGGAGAAATCCCTATATTCATAGGGAACTTGAATTCACTTCTGCTGCTGAATTTATCTCATAACAACGTCACAGGACACATTCCTGTTGAAATGAGGAACATGAGCACTCTTGAAGCTTGGACCTTTCATTTAACCATCTTACCGGCAAAATTCCAGAGGAATTGGCAAGTCTCACATTTCTTGCAGTCCTAA
- the LOC129886256 gene encoding cyclin-L1-1: MIYTAIDTFYLAEEQLINSPSRKDEIDEVTETALRIYGCDLIQESGILLRLPQAVMATGQVLFHRFYSKKSFARFNVKRVAASCVWLASKLEESPRKARQVLVVFHRMECRRENLPVEHLDTSSKKYIDLKADLIRTERHLLKEMGFICHVEHPHKFISNYLATLETPAELRQEAWNLANDSLRTTLCVRFKSEVVACGVVYAAARRFQVPLPENPPWWKAFDADKAGIDEVCRVLAHLYSLPKAQYIPVCKEGGSFATSNRSRDSPLLPVSKEGLVDVPPVNEDTEEVAKDAVTKAALDKLKDSKKSDDDSKSMPSEGESKEEPGRADHRTDAGGEKNKERERDRGRDRERERDKERLKSRERDRGRESDRERERDDFERDREKSKERSHRSRDKSHSEKPKHHSSRDRDYQSYSSREKDRRRHH; this comes from the exons ATGATTTACACGGCAATAGACACATTCTATCTAGCAGAGGAGCAGCTTATAAACTCGCCTTCTAGGAAAGATGAAATTGATGAAGTGACTGAAACAGCACTTCGAATCTATGGTTGTGATCTCATCCAAGAAAGTGGGATTTTGCTCAGATT ACCCCAAGCTGTAATGGCCACTGGTCAAGTATTATTTCATCGCTTCTACAGCAAGAAATCATTTGCCCGTTTTAATGTGAag AGGGTTGCTGCTAGTTGTGTTTGGCTTGCATCAAAACTCGAAGAAAGCCCGAGAAAAGCAAGGCAGGTGCTTGTTGTTTTCCACAGAATGGAATGTAGGAGAGAAAACTTACCTGTAGAACATCTGGATACATCTTCGAAG AAATATATTGATTTGAAAGCAGACCTGATCAGAACGGAGAGGCATCTTTTAAAAGAGATGGGTTTCATCTGCCACGTCGAGCATCctcataaatttatatcaaactACCTTGCAACTCTTGAAACACCCGCAGAATTGAGACAAGAGGCTTGGAATCTTGCAAATGACAG TTTGCGCACAACACTCTGTGTAAGATTCAAGAGTGAGGTTGTGGCTTGTGGAGTTGTATATGCTGCAGCCCGTAGATTTCAAGTGCCCCTCCCAGAGAATCCTCCTTGGTGGAAAGCATTTGATGCAGACAAGGCTGGTATAGATGAAGTTTGCAGGGTTCTCGCTCATCTTTACAGCCTTCCAAAAGCACAATACATTCCTGTGTGCAAGGAAGGAGGCTCCTTTGCTACATCAAACAGATCAAGGGACTCACCATTGCTTCCTGTATCTAAG GAAGGTTTGGTGGATGTTCCACCAGTGAATGAAGATACTGAGGAAGTTGCTAAGGATGCAGTAACAAAAGCTGCCCTTGATAAGTTAAAGGACTCAAAGAAGAGCGATGATGACTCTAAAAGCATGCCTTCAGAAGGGGAGTCAAAAGAAGAACCTGGAAGAGCTGACCATAGAACAGATGCTGGTGGAGAAAAGAACaaggagagagagagggacAGGGGCAGGGACagggagagagagagggatAAGGAAAGACTAAAGTCTCGTGAACGTGATAGGGGGAGGGAATCTGACAGGGAAAGGGAGCGAGACGACTTTGAAAGGGACAGAGAAAAATCCAAGGAAAGGAGTCATCGTTCGAGAGACAAAA GTCACTCAGAGAAACCTAAACATCACTCTTCTCGAG ATCGTGATTACCAGTCTTATTCATCACGGGAGAAGGATCGTCGTAGACACCATTAG
- the LOC129886257 gene encoding uncharacterized protein LOC129886257, translating to MMETEDKTLFCFCHWGKKNKVLPDGSTSYVGGITRQVIAKTGIKYNDFVSAVFDRLGIDPSDKILHFTVKFDRSQLIQLSDQEDVNTLLQFNDDFAHVYVSSLEMEPFSGLPSVGAKKIEPVVSDSEPDTNPVSNDENDLASPLKKAWAHQSAGDSKPQQKEAVGSDNQKHAGVTRSCCNSVQKSNQNGAGLPERGLQNNNSKVETANEQASRLPLGGAEKVELTVDSDSDSDSDSDSESDTVPDSNLPEVYDYPDPEFSVFDKHKVQNCFAIDQIWACYDTADGMPRFYAHIRKLYSPEFKVMFSWLDAHPEDQRGRAWVREELPVGCGKFRRGSTEFTSDRLTFSHQVQCEMGKKGLYIVYPRKGETWALFKDWDISWSSDPDNHRKYKYEIVEILSDYVVDVGVLVGYLDKVSRFVSLFQRTRATEVGTFFVKPNELYKFSHQIPSFKMTGTEQAGVPAGSFELDPASLPLNPDDIWYPGKVMEDSRAANSEPVENDLPAVPLGAKDKSRKATSLKSGDGIHATDGESSKVRIPPKKMNISEKKRTQMSSCSANDGPSTDFDDNCVKKSRHSNPRMPIHLSCQADRELHSRTKSFGLSNSIGSSKKRSTFSDDKGFEEFFCDFEMDRSTGKFQVNQVWAIYGQNSTLPKTYALVKKIVPAPFKLHVVLLESCAGPKNAAQSVCGTFKVQNEKHQVYDPSSFSHVVKAVSIYRNRFEIYPRGGEIWALYKSLKKSGLDSDKFEYEIVEVIEYSKDQIKVSSVVRVNGFKSVFKKQTLDSVILEIQKDEFWRFSHQIPAFQLTGEKGGVLRGCWELDPASVPCSL from the coding sequence ATGATGGAAACTGAAGATAAAACACTGTTTTGTTTCTGTCATTGGGGTAAGAAGAATAAGGTGCTTCCAGATGGATCCACTTCGTATGTGGGAGGTATTACCCGTCAGGTTATTGCAAAAACAGGCATAAAGTATAATGATTTTGTGAGTGCGGTTTTTGACCGATTAGGCATTGATCCTTCGGATAAGATCTTGCATTTTACTGTGAAGTTTGATAGATCCCAATTGATACAGCTGAGCGACCAAGAAGATGTCAATACTCTCTTACAATTTAATGATGATTTTGCACATGTTTATGTATCAAGTTTGGAGATGGAGCCTTTTTCTGGACTCCCGTCAGTTGGCGCGAAAAAAATTGAACCTGTTGTTTCTGATTCAGAACCAGATACTAATCCTGTAAGCAATGATGAGAATGATTTGGCAAGCCCTCTGAAAAAAGCATGGGCTCACCAGTCAGCTGGAGACAGTAAACCTCAGCAGAAAGAAGCTGTTGGCAGTGATAATCAAAAGCATGCCGGTGTAACCAGGTCATGCTGTAATTCCGttcaaaaatcaaatcaaaatggAGCAGGCCTCCCTGAAAGGGGTCTGCAAAACAACAATTCCAAGGTTGAAACAGCTAATGAACAGGCTTCTAGACTGCCATTAGGTGGTGCGGAAAAAGTTGAGCTTACAGTTGATTCAGATTCTGATTCTGATTCTGATTCTGATTCTGAATCAGATACTGTTCCTGATAGTAATCTTCCAGAGGTGTATGATTATCCTGACCCTGAATTTAGTGTTTTTGACAAGCATAAAGTACAAAATTGCTTTGCAATTGATCAGATCTGGGCTTGCTATGATACGGCTGATGGTATGCCAAGATTCTATGCCCACATTAGGAAGCTATACAGTCCTGAATTTAAGGTGATGTTCAGTTGGCTTGATGCTCATCCAGAAGATCAAAGGGGCAGAGCTTGGGTCAGGGAAGAGTTGCCTGTTGGCTGTGGGAAATTTAGACGTGGGAGCACTGAATTCACTTCTGATCGACTTACATTTTCTCATCAAGTGCAGTGCGAAATGGGCAAGAAAGGTCTGTACATTGTAtatccaaggaaaggagaaacaTGGGCCCTTTTCAAAGATTGGGATATTAGTTGGAGCTCTGATCCAGATAATCATAGGAAGTACAAGTATGAAATCGTGGAGATACTTTCTGATTATGTTGTGGATGTTGGTGTCCTAGTTGGTTATTTAGATAAAGTTTCCAGATTTGTTAGTCTTTTCCAACGAACAAGGGCGACTGAAGTTGGTACATTCTTTGTAAAGCCAAATGAACTTTACAAGTTCTCTCATCAAATTCCTTCTTTTAAAATGACTGGAACTGAACAAGCGGGTGTACCTGCGGGATCCTTTGAACTTGATCCTGCTTCTTTACCCCTCAATCCTGATGATATTTGGTATCCTGGAAAAGTTATGGAAGACAGCAGGGCTGCTAATTCTGAACCTGTAGAAAATGATCTACCTGCAGTTCCACTTGGAGCTAAAGATAAATCAAGGAAAGCAACATCTCTGAAGTCTGGGGATGGCATCCATGCTACTGATGGAGAGTCCTCTAAGGTTCGAATACCTCCTAAAAAAATGAACATCTCTGAGAAAAAGCGAACTCAGATGAGCTCTTGTTCTGCCAATGACGGTCCTTCCACTGACTTTGACGATAATTGTGTTAAAAAAAGCCGTCACTCAAATCCCCGCATGCCAATTCATTTGTCATGTCAAGCTGATAGAGAGTTGCATTCACGCACGAAGAGTTTTGGTCTCAGCAACTCCATTGGAAGCTCCAAAAAACGATCAACTTTTTCAGATGATAAAGgttttgaagaatttttttgtgattttgagaTGGACAGATCTACAGGGAAGTTTCAAGTAAATCAGGTATGGGCTATTTATGGTCAAAATAGTACATTGCCAAAGACATATGCTCTGGTTAAGAAGATAGTTCCTGCCCCATTCAAATTGCATGTAGTCCTCCTTGAATCATGTGCTGGGCCTAAAAATGCTGCTCAGTCGGTTTGTGGAACATTCAAAGTCCAGAATGAAAAACATCAAGTCTATGATCCTAGCTCATTCTCCCATGTGGTGAAAGCagtctctatttataggaacaGGTTTGAAATCTATCCAagaggaggagagatttgggcACTGTACAAGAGCTTGAAAAAATCAGGTTTGGATTCAGACAAGTTTGAGTACGAGATAGTGGAGGTCATCGAGTATTCAAAAGACCAGATAAAAGTTTCATCCGTGGTTCGTGTGAATGGTTTCAAGTCAGTATTTAAAAAGCAAACATTGGATTCTGTTATTTTAGAAATACAAAAAGATGAGTTTTGGAGATTCTCTCATCAGATCCCTGCATTTCAGCTGACTGGGGAAAAAGGAGGGGTTTTGAGAGGTTGCTGGGAGCTTGATCCTGCTTCAGTACCGTGTTCTCTGTAA